A single genomic interval of Gimesia chilikensis harbors:
- a CDS encoding DUF1572 family protein: MDPFTQFLSATLNVFEAQKQMAERAVAQVSDEGLRTALDAHTNSIAVIMKHVAGNLISRWTDFLTTDGEKPDRNRDDEFVDSFSNRDELLVYWERGWGVLFESLNSLGPEDLKTTVYIRGDAHTVPLAIQRSLGHTCYHVGQIVQVARIQAGDDWNTLTIPRGQSEQFNKERWGEGKPGK, from the coding sequence ATGGACCCTTTCACACAATTCCTATCGGCGACGCTCAATGTTTTCGAAGCCCAGAAGCAGATGGCGGAACGGGCGGTGGCACAGGTTTCTGACGAGGGGCTCCGCACGGCTCTCGACGCGCATACGAACTCGATTGCGGTGATCATGAAACATGTCGCCGGGAATCTGATTTCGCGGTGGACCGATTTTCTGACGACTGACGGCGAGAAGCCGGACCGGAACCGGGACGACGAATTTGTGGATTCATTCTCAAACCGGGACGAACTGCTGGTCTACTGGGAGCGGGGTTGGGGTGTGCTGTTTGAATCCCTCAACAGTCTGGGGCCCGAGGACCTGAAGACGACCGTCTATATTCGCGGCGATGCCCACACCGTGCCGCTGGCGATCCAGCGTTCCCTGGGGCATACCTGTTATCACGTGGGACAGATCGTGCAGGTCGCCCGGATTCAGGCCGGCGATGACTGGAACACGCTGACGATCCCCCGTGGGCAGTCGGAACAGTTTAATAAAGAACGCTGGGGAGAGGGGAAGCCGGGGAAATGA
- a CDS encoding potassium channel family protein, which translates to MTEPESHISTAGNQRRPRHSGPFRKIITGISLFFAICLIAVIGYVAAGWKLEDSIYMVIITIFGVGYGEVQPVESSALRALTIMVIIAGYGAVIYTIGGFMQMLIDGEINRALGARKMAKEIERMQGHTIICGIGRMGSILARNLFAAGKPFVVIDCDERRLKAAEEQGYWVIYGDASEETILEQAGIDRAAVLATVLSEDATNVFVTITAREMNAELLIIARGENPKTEKKLLGCGANRVVLPTAIGASKVAQLIMRPTAENMLEELTSEGAIKDELGHFGLQFEELQVTAGSAFVNKTLEKIEVRSERGYLVVAIRRANGDVEKDLTPDTTLLEGDTVIVLVHDTDVPRMTEKFASKGIKIRYRGATAEI; encoded by the coding sequence ATGACGGAACCTGAATCACATATCTCGACCGCAGGGAATCAGCGCCGCCCTCGACACTCGGGTCCGTTCCGCAAAATCATTACGGGGATCTCGCTGTTCTTTGCAATCTGTCTGATTGCTGTCATCGGCTATGTTGCTGCCGGGTGGAAACTCGAAGACTCAATCTACATGGTGATCATCACGATCTTCGGCGTGGGCTACGGCGAAGTGCAGCCGGTGGAATCATCGGCACTTCGCGCGTTGACCATCATGGTGATCATTGCCGGCTATGGCGCGGTGATCTATACAATCGGCGGTTTCATGCAGATGCTGATTGACGGTGAAATCAACCGGGCACTGGGAGCGAGAAAAATGGCAAAAGAAATTGAGCGTATGCAGGGCCACACGATCATCTGCGGCATCGGTCGCATGGGTTCGATTCTGGCCAGAAACCTGTTCGCCGCGGGAAAACCATTTGTGGTGATCGACTGTGACGAACGTCGTCTCAAGGCGGCTGAGGAACAGGGCTACTGGGTCATCTACGGCGACGCTTCGGAAGAAACGATTCTGGAACAGGCGGGCATTGACCGGGCTGCAGTGCTGGCAACGGTGCTTTCGGAAGATGCGACCAACGTGTTTGTGACAATCACGGCCCGCGAGATGAACGCCGAGCTGTTGATCATCGCCCGGGGCGAGAATCCCAAAACGGAAAAGAAACTGCTGGGCTGTGGTGCAAACCGGGTGGTACTGCCGACCGCGATCGGGGCGAGCAAGGTTGCGCAGCTGATCATGCGGCCCACCGCGGAAAACATGCTGGAAGAACTGACCAGCGAAGGCGCCATCAAAGATGAACTGGGGCACTTCGGCCTCCAGTTTGAAGAACTCCAGGTCACCGCTGGTTCCGCGTTCGTAAATAAGACGCTGGAAAAGATTGAGGTCCGCAGCGAACGGGGCTACCTGGTGGTTGCCATCCGCCGGGCCAACGGCGATGTAGAAAAAGATCTCACGCCGGATACAACCTTGCTGGAAGGGGATACCGTGATCGTTTTAGTCCACGATACCGACGTGCCCCGCATGACGGAGAAGTTCGCTTCGAAGGGAATCAAGATCCGCTATCGAGGCGCGACCGCGGAGATTTGA